Proteins from one Pontibacter kalidii genomic window:
- a CDS encoding JAB domain-containing protein: MEQTSTTVTQIAEVKLSYHPQVKASERPQITSSKDSYTFFLQLWDEGSIQFREQFKVMLLSRANKVLGIFEVSTGGVAGTVADPKLIFVAALKANASGIVLAHNHPSGNLKPSSADISLTKKVKEGGNLLDIAVLDHIILTNEGYYSFADEGLL, encoded by the coding sequence ATGGAACAGACTTCAACAACCGTAACCCAGATTGCAGAGGTAAAGCTCAGCTATCATCCCCAGGTGAAGGCCTCCGAGCGCCCGCAGATTACGAGTTCTAAAGACAGTTACACTTTCTTCCTACAGCTGTGGGATGAAGGCAGCATACAGTTCCGCGAGCAATTTAAGGTTATGTTATTAAGCAGGGCAAACAAAGTGCTGGGAATATTTGAAGTTTCTACCGGTGGCGTGGCCGGTACGGTGGCAGATCCGAAACTTATCTTTGTCGCTGCACTCAAAGCCAATGCCAGTGGGATCGTTTTAGCCCATAATCACCCATCGGGCAACTTAAAGCCCAGCAGTGCAGATATCAGCCTTACTAAAAAGGTTAAAGAGGGCGGTAACTTACTTGATATTGCTGTTCTGGATCACATCATCCTTACTAATGAGGGCTATTATTCTTTTGCAGACGAGGGACTTTTATAA
- a CDS encoding ArdC family protein encodes MFNLLKLKVMSAYQKFIQLADQVTNEVIEQLEQGQVFWRKPWTSYGLPKNYVSGRYYEGFNAFFLNYLTDKKSFRTPYFLTYRQAKELGGHVKKGEKGSQIIYWKVYAKSDTREGNGTTGETQEVYQRRFVPFIWTVFNIDQVEGIEFTLPSVHERTELQVIEACQEVVDQYPMPRPNVLHGGSQAYYAPFNDTVQMPELSSFVSSQAYHATLFHELIHSTGHQTRLNRFADEEKAARFGDINYSKEELIAEMGASFLNAFTGIKAEVFENSVAYLQGWAKKFKDDKTMIIYASTKAFKAASYILNLQAESNLAAEPTTMAA; translated from the coding sequence TTGTTTAACCTTCTAAAGCTAAAAGTTATGAGCGCTTATCAAAAATTCATTCAACTGGCAGATCAGGTAACAAATGAGGTCATCGAGCAATTAGAGCAAGGCCAGGTATTCTGGAGAAAGCCTTGGACATCTTACGGACTGCCTAAAAACTATGTATCTGGCCGCTATTATGAAGGCTTCAATGCTTTCTTTCTGAACTACCTGACTGATAAGAAAAGCTTTAGGACACCCTACTTTCTTACCTATAGACAGGCTAAAGAACTGGGCGGGCATGTAAAGAAGGGAGAGAAAGGAAGCCAGATCATCTACTGGAAAGTTTACGCCAAAAGTGATACTAGGGAGGGTAATGGCACTACAGGAGAGACACAGGAGGTGTACCAGAGAAGATTTGTCCCCTTTATTTGGACGGTATTTAATATTGATCAAGTGGAAGGAATCGAGTTTACCCTCCCTTCTGTTCATGAGCGTACCGAACTGCAGGTAATAGAGGCTTGTCAGGAGGTGGTGGATCAATACCCTATGCCACGCCCGAACGTTCTGCACGGAGGCTCCCAGGCCTACTATGCGCCTTTTAATGATACGGTACAGATGCCGGAGCTGAGCAGCTTTGTTTCCTCTCAGGCTTATCACGCAACTTTGTTTCACGAACTGATTCACTCCACAGGCCATCAAACCAGGCTTAACCGTTTTGCTGACGAAGAGAAGGCGGCCCGGTTTGGCGACATAAATTACTCTAAGGAGGAACTGATAGCCGAGATGGGAGCAAGTTTCCTCAATGCCTTTACAGGTATCAAAGCGGAGGTTTTTGAAAACTCGGTGGCTTACCTGCAGGGATGGGCGAAGAAATTTAAGGATGATAAGACAATGATCATCTATGCAAGCACAAAGGCTTTTAAAGCGGCCAGCTATATCCTAAACCTACAGGCAGAAAGTAATCTGGCGGCAGAACCAACAACTATGGCAGCGTAG
- a CDS encoding plasmid mobilization protein, which yields MEGVKKPKGGRPKLSPELKRARQLKLTFSDSEYKQLETEMTAAGHESLSVYLRRKALAQPDEFIANPKELIAVLDRLGPEISRVGNNINQVARYVNYLKANNMINLQFLADFNRHMIEFSIIEKELVKALRSFLRIAAARFKKFK from the coding sequence ATGGAAGGTGTTAAGAAACCAAAAGGAGGGCGTCCAAAACTATCGCCGGAATTAAAGAGGGCCAGACAGTTAAAGCTGACCTTTTCCGATAGCGAATACAAGCAACTGGAGACGGAGATGACGGCTGCAGGGCATGAATCGTTGTCTGTTTACCTGCGGAGGAAGGCACTGGCGCAGCCTGACGAATTTATTGCTAATCCCAAAGAGTTAATCGCTGTGTTGGATAGGCTCGGCCCAGAGATCAGCAGGGTCGGCAACAATATCAATCAGGTAGCCAGGTATGTCAATTACCTGAAGGCAAACAATATGATAAACCTGCAGTTTCTTGCCGATTTTAACAGACACATGATAGAGTTTAGTATCATAGAAAAAGAATTGGTCAAGGCGCTTCGCTCTTTTCTTCGGATTGCTGCTGCAAGGTTCAAGAAGTTTAAATAA